A part of Microbacterium atlanticum genomic DNA contains:
- a CDS encoding sensor histidine kinase produces MTAARPRESSVLMGRPRPGVTAPEAADGTRGRTATLNQLLLAGVVFVLGVLVAIGPFTGDPLLFFLGVVIVIVVAAATLVIPWGRISYGWVALVPAVDILAITLMQIAAPDTVLGLLWIFPTTWLAGGFGLLGLSGVIVAIAGIASVLAALSATEVTYRTFLLPLVLIAVAATSHLNARRSDAQRMLLAKQSELLRSVLARTRRQEQVVTEVLDAVDFGVVRLRPDGRVTINNEAHGRLQLGLEPGEASKVPAFRDDGTSRLPPDELPLERARRGEAFDDQVVWFGEEPGPRRALNITARRIIDPDGQDAGAVVVSRDVTAELTALRARDDLVASVSHELRTPLTSILGYLDLAIEDPDTPEAVRAGLDVAERNAERLLRIVADILAASSSSPSSVEASLVPQLLDLRELIGAAAADAAPRAAARAITIDQTGLEPASAWADPLRLRQVVDNLVSNAIAYNKDGGTVFVGTTSDGTSSWILVRDTGVGISDADRSRLFQRYYKAGGERRAGTGLGLAITRDIVRAHGGELALHTAPGVGSTFIVKLPAQPPEGEGS; encoded by the coding sequence ATGACCGCCGCGAGACCGCGCGAATCCAGCGTGCTCATGGGCCGCCCGCGGCCGGGAGTCACGGCGCCCGAAGCAGCCGACGGCACGCGGGGTCGTACCGCGACGCTCAACCAGCTGCTGCTGGCAGGTGTCGTCTTCGTGCTCGGCGTGCTCGTGGCGATCGGGCCCTTCACCGGCGACCCGCTGCTGTTCTTCCTCGGCGTGGTGATCGTGATCGTCGTCGCCGCGGCCACGCTGGTCATCCCGTGGGGGCGCATCAGCTACGGCTGGGTCGCCCTGGTCCCGGCCGTCGACATCCTCGCCATCACCCTGATGCAGATCGCAGCGCCCGACACCGTGCTCGGTCTGCTGTGGATCTTCCCCACCACCTGGCTGGCCGGGGGATTCGGGCTGCTCGGATTGTCGGGGGTGATCGTGGCGATCGCCGGCATCGCCAGCGTGCTGGCCGCACTGAGCGCGACCGAGGTCACCTACCGCACGTTCCTGCTCCCGCTCGTGCTGATCGCCGTGGCGGCGACCAGCCATCTCAACGCACGCCGCTCGGATGCCCAGCGGATGCTGCTGGCGAAGCAGTCCGAGCTGCTGCGCAGCGTGCTGGCACGCACCCGCCGTCAGGAGCAGGTCGTCACGGAGGTGCTCGACGCCGTCGACTTCGGCGTCGTGCGCCTGCGCCCGGACGGGCGCGTCACCATCAACAACGAGGCGCATGGCCGCCTGCAGCTCGGACTGGAGCCGGGCGAGGCGTCCAAGGTCCCGGCCTTCCGAGACGACGGCACCTCCCGCCTCCCGCCGGACGAGCTTCCGCTGGAGCGCGCCCGCCGCGGCGAGGCGTTCGACGATCAGGTGGTGTGGTTCGGTGAGGAGCCCGGACCGCGTCGCGCGTTGAACATCACCGCGCGACGCATCATCGACCCCGACGGCCAGGACGCCGGCGCCGTGGTCGTCTCGCGCGACGTCACGGCCGAGCTGACCGCGCTCCGCGCCCGTGACGACCTCGTGGCGTCCGTCTCGCACGAGCTGCGGACACCGCTGACGTCGATCCTCGGCTATCTGGACCTGGCGATCGAAGACCCCGACACGCCGGAGGCCGTGCGCGCCGGGCTGGACGTCGCCGAGCGCAACGCCGAGCGGCTGCTGCGGATTGTCGCCGACATCCTCGCCGCGTCGAGCTCGTCGCCCTCCTCCGTCGAGGCCTCCCTCGTTCCCCAGCTGCTGGACCTGCGCGAGCTGATCGGTGCGGCCGCCGCCGACGCGGCGCCCCGCGCTGCCGCGCGGGCGATCACGATCGACCAGACCGGGCTCGAGCCGGCGAGCGCCTGGGCCGACCCGCTGCGTCTGCGGCAGGTGGTCGACAATCTCGTGTCGAATGCCATCGCCTACAACAAGGACGGTGGCACCGTGTTCGTCGGCACGACCAGCGACGGTACCTCGAGCTGGATCCTGGTCCGCGACACCGGGGTCGGCATCTCCGATGCGGACCGCTCCCGGCTGTTCCAGCGCTACTACAAGGCCGGTGGCGAGCGGCGCGCGGGGACCGGGCTGGGGCTCGCCATCACCCGGGACATCGTGCGCGCTCACGGCGGGGAGCTCGCCCTGCACACCGCGCCCGGCGTGGGATCGACCTTCATCGTGAAGCTCCCCGCCCAGCCCCCGGAAGGAGAGGGATCATGA